GCACGCCGGGAAGGGCGCGGATGCGCTTGTTGATCAGTTCGAGCAGATGCTCGTCGTCCTCGCAGACCAGCTCGGCCAGCAGGTCGAACGAGCCTGCGGTGCAGACGACGTAGTCGACCTCGTCGAGGGCGGCCAGCGCGTCGGCCACAGGTTCGACGTCACCTTCGATCTTGATCCCCACCATCGCCTGGCGGGTGAACCCGACGGTGAGGGGATCGGTGACGGCGACGATCTGCATCACGCCCTGGTCGAGCAGCTTCTGGACCCGCTGCCGCACGGCCGCCTCGGACAGGCCGACGGCCTTGCCGATGGCGGCGTACGGGCGGCGCCCGTCCTCCTGGAGCTGCTCGATGATCGCCTTGGAGGCGGCGTCGAGGGGAACGCTGGCGTTCCGGTCGCGGTTGGCCACGCCGCCACTGTGCCTGATCGGTTTCGGACATGCAACCCGTTCGGCTGCTGATTTCGTCGCCGTTGCGGAAAACCGGTGCGGATTACGTCGTGTTCGCGTCGAAGCCCTGTCGATACCGCCAGCGTTCGCGGTAGCCTGGTCAGGTACACGCGGAGGCGTGCGCACCGCCAGAAGTGGATCGCGGCTCACCGGCCCCGGCCACCTGCGGCGCCGGGTTACCCTGGCGCCGGTTCTGCAACGACGCAGGCCCAGACCGAGGAGAGATCCGTGAGCGAGCTTCGTACGCTGCGCAACTACATCAACGGCGAGTTCGTCGACGCGGCGGACGGCCGCACCCTCGACATCATCGACCCGACCACCGGCGAGGTGTACGCGACCTCGCCGCTGTCCGGCGCCGCGGACGTGGACGCCGCGATGGCCGCCGCCGACGCCGCCTTCCCGATCTGGCGCGACGCCACCCCGAGCACCCGGCAGA
The window above is part of the Kitasatospora sp. HUAS MG31 genome. Proteins encoded here:
- a CDS encoding Lrp/AsnC family transcriptional regulator — translated: MANRDRNASVPLDAASKAIIEQLQEDGRRPYAAIGKAVGLSEAAVRQRVQKLLDQGVMQIVAVTDPLTVGFTRQAMVGIKIEGDVEPVADALAALDEVDYVVCTAGSFDLLAELVCEDDEHLLELINKRIRALPGVRSTESFVYLKLRKQTYTWGTR